Proteins co-encoded in one Dreissena polymorpha isolate Duluth1 chromosome 12, UMN_Dpol_1.0, whole genome shotgun sequence genomic window:
- the LOC127853279 gene encoding acetylcholinesterase-like yields the protein MRTNSVIVLLMLVFVANGAYCITVQTPVGAISGLEETLTVDGRQYRMSKFLSIPFAESTAGENRFKKPIPKAPFSSTFDATQLPMACYPSYYEAEQKLDKYVNFTEDCLTLNVFVPHTFEKNVSLPVMVWIYGGAFVEGASVIYPAEGISTIGDVVVVTLNYRIGMFGFIQSTDGKLPGNQGLWDQHLGIKWVHDNIKAFTGNPNDVTIFGESAGGASVVYQALYPGNQGFFQRVIAQSGSALAYWASHELPNAEAFITKKGCDQAPDPLECLRALTPGQLQDNDTLPWVPFVDKDFVIASPKDIVHGTDSTTSSARNFFASLDFMTGMNNFDGALYLRDVWPNILHYSDMNTFVLTREEFIVIAIPAVVIDVIKPKNIRTALVDEELLNIQYTDWQHPNDSATLRFSLTNVSSDAAFFYPAVSTVKGHATLGKGKSYLYELSVVPTTHALQTPNWISGSNHADDIQYVFGYPLYAGPRSTGNYTEEERRLARGMVTMWTNFAKSGDPNKPEDARQFTNATWAEYDLDFQSFLQFTNQGALLGSQFLARRMQLWSDLLPTSSKGFQGSPWIAQLSFDVHWN from the exons ATGCGGACAAATAGCGTTATTGTTTTGCTGATGCTAGTTTTTGTTGCAAACGGAGCGTACTGTATTACCGTTCAAACGCCCGTGGGAGCTATTTCCGGTCTAGAGGAGACACTGACAGTAGACGGACGCCAGTACCGGATGTCGAAATTCCTCAGTATTCCATTCGCTGAGTCTACTGCAGGCGAAAATCGCTTCAAGAAGCCGATCCCAAAGGCGCCATTTTCGAGCACGTTCGATGCGACTCAGCTGCCCATGGCGTGTTATCCATCATATTATGAGGCCGAACAGAAGTTAGACAAATATGTTAACTTTACGGAAGATTGCTTAACACTCAATGTGTTCGTGCCTCACACTTTTGAGAAGAACGTGTCACTTCCGGTTATGGTTTGGATCTACGGAGGCGCATTTGTGGAGGGTGCCAGTGTGATATATCCCGCGGAAGGCATTAGTACCATTGGTGACGTCGTTGTGGTCACATTAAATTATAGAATTGGCATGTTCGGATTCATTCAAAGCACGGACGGGAAACTTCCGGGTAACCAGGGTCTTTGGGATCAGCACCTAGGGATCAAATGGGTCCACGATAACATAAAAGCGTTCACCGGAAACCCCAATGACGTCACCATATTTGGAGAGTCGGCAGGTGGCGCATCTGTTGTGTACCAGGCCTTATATCCAGGTAACCAAGGTTTCTTCCAGCGTGTGATTGCTCAGAGTGGCTCCGCTTTGGCTTACTGGGCAAGTCATGAATTACCGAACGCAGAGGCTTTCATCACTAAGAAGGGTTGCGACCAGGCTCCGGACCCACTAGAATGCCTTCGCGCCCTCACCCCCGGGCAACTTCAAGACAACGACACTTTACCATGGGTACCGTTTGTAGACAAAGACTTTGTGATCGCTTCGCCAAAAGATATTGTTCATGGAACTGACTCAACAACTTCAAGCGCCCGCAATTTCTTCGCATCGTTAGACTTCATGACTGGTATGAATAATTTCGACGGCGCTCTATATCTCAGAGACGTCTGGCCAAACATCCTGCACTACTCAGATATGAACACGTTTGTGTTAACACGAGAGGAGTTTATTGTGATCGCAATTCCAGCAGTGGTCATTGACGTCATCAAACCCAAGAACATCCGAACTGCTCTTGTTGACGAGGAGTTACTGAATATACAATACACGGACTGGCAGCATCCGAATGACAGCGCCACGCTGCGGTTCAGTCTCACCAACGTGTCCAGTGACGCGGCGTTCTTCTACCCAGCAGTATCCACGGTGAAGGGCCACGCGACGCTCGGAAAGGGAAAATCGTACTTGTACGAACTGAGCGTTGTCCCTACCACACATGCCTTACAGACACCAAACTGGATATCCG GTTCAAACCACGCAGATGACATTCAGTACGTGTTCGGGTATCCGCTTTACGCCGGACCGCGCAGTACCGGAAACTACACGGAGGAGGAACGACGACTTGCCAGGGGAATGGTTACCATGTGGACGAACTTTGCCAAGTCAGG GGATCCAAACAAACCGGAAGATGCCCGTCAGTTCACCAACGCCACGTGGGCCgagtatgaccttgactttcagaGCTTCCTACAGTTCACCAATCAGGGAGCACTTCTGGGGTCCCAATTCCTAGCGCGCCGGATGCAGCTGTGGTCAGACCTCCTGCCCACTTCTTCCAAGGGATTTCAAGGGAGTCCATGGATAGCTCAGCTTTCTTTTGATGTACATTGGAATTAA